From a region of the Rhinopithecus roxellana isolate Shanxi Qingling chromosome 8, ASM756505v1, whole genome shotgun sequence genome:
- the CRCT1 gene encoding cysteine-rich C-terminal protein 1: MSSQQSAASAKGFSKGSSQGPVPCPAPAPTPAPASSSSCCGGSGCCGSGGGCCGDSGCCGDSGCCGSSSTSCCCFPRRRRRQRSSGCCCCGGGSQRSQRSNNQSSGCCSGC; the protein is encoded by the coding sequence ATGTCCTCTCAACAGAGCGCCGCTTCCGCCAAAGGCTTTTCCAAGGGGTCATCCCAGGGCCCCGTTCCGTGTCCCGCCCCTGCGCCCACCCCGGcgcccgcctcctcctcctcctgctgcggCGGCAGCGGCTGCTGCGGCTCCGGCGGCGGCTGCTGCGGTGACTCGGGATGCTGCGGCGACTCGGGATGCTGCGGCTCCAGCTCCACCAGTTGCTGCTGCTTCCCAAGGAGACGCCGCCGGCAGCGGAGTAGTGGCTGCTGTTGCTGCGGGGGCGGCAGCCAGAGGTCCCAGCGCTCCAACAACCAGAGCTCAGGCTGCTGCTCCGGCTGCTGA